Within Puntigrus tetrazona isolate hp1 chromosome 17, ASM1883169v1, whole genome shotgun sequence, the genomic segment ACAGCGGTAAAGGCACATCAATCTTCGATGTGTTCACAGTGTTATGAATCTCTAGGGTGTGAGATCCAGTGTCCACAGGTTTCAAGCGTGCTTGTATTTCTGTAGCTTTGGTTGTAATCTCTTTACAAAATGCTTGCCTTCCTAGCTCTATGCTATTAGCTCTCAGCCCAGAGGGATCTTTTTGGTTCAAAGTTGccaatttttttgcttttggaaTCGAAGAGTATGTCCCACTCTTTCTGACGTCGACTTTTCCCTCTTCCCCTTGACTGAGAGATGTAATACTTCCAAGATCTGACATAGTGATGTCCTCTCTACTGGTTTGACTGGGATTTGACATGTAGATGCCACTTGAATCTGAGTCTAGGGTCAGGTTGGAATCTGGTGACTCGCTATGGCCctgtttgtttctcatttgGGCATCAATGATGGCGAGATCTAAACTGGTTGGGACCTTTTTGTGAGCAAGTTTAAGGCTCCCTGGCTGAGTCACAATAACATTACTTTGACCTTTGCCTGTTTGTAAATTGTACTGAAACTGTTCGTCATCGTCTTGGCTTTCCGCAACCTCTCGGTTCATTCTTTCAATCTCCAACATATCTTCAGCACCCAGTTCTGAGCTTGTACCTGATGGAGCTTGTGAGCCACCAAACCCCGATGGAGGATGTAAAAGGGGCCAGCGCCTTAGAGAACCAATGCTTTGCAAATCTTCATTCCATGTCTCATCCCAAAGCGAATTAACCATCTCTAACACAGCTTCCCAGTTCTCTTCTTCGCATTCAGGAGTGGTATTTTCATCAATGACTGGCTCAACACTCTCGTGTATAAACACAATTTTACTCTCTTCTTCTAAAGCTTCCTCAATCACACTCTCAATTTTAGATGTTTCAGGTTTATGTTCCTCCTGCTCCCGCAAGAGCTTCCATTCCTGTAGTGAGCAATCTTTCAAATCTCTTGTTAAAGTAGATTTGCCGAGCTGTCCGTCCACGTTTCCTTGGTGCTCTGGGAAGGGTGAAAGACGAGGAATTGTCTTTTTGTCAGAAACACTTCGGATTAGCAGAGAAGGTAGTGGGGGAAGAATCGGGAGGTTATGAACTGCACCACCTTGCCTTACCGTCCTTCTCCTTCCAATTAGTCGGCGGGGCCAGGTGGACTCCATTGGTGTAGGGGAGATGGCAGGTCTTTTTGACGTTTGGGAGCGCAGAAGAGGCGTCGTGTCTGTTTCAGGTTCTGGGGTGGTTGGTGGTGGTTCTTTCTCAGGTTCAATGTTCTGGggtttaaaagtcaaaaacaggTTATCTTTTGTCATGCCCCCATTGTCCCTCATACCTTGGCGAATCTCTAGTTTGTCTTGGTCTTCTTGACCACACATCAGGGCACTTACTGATAACTCTGACAGAGGTGGTCTCGGTGAAGATGGTTGGGTTGGCAAAGACTGCCTGTTGAACTGCTGATGGTAGGGCAAtggagagggagagaagaaCACAGAAGGTGTATGCGTACCAGTGGAAAAGGGGGAACCAGAGAAGGGTGAAATCTGAGGGGAGGTGAAGCTGTTCGGAAAGAAGGCAACTCCTGGGTTTAAGTAGGTCTTTTCGCTTGGGGAGAGTTCGAATGTTTCTGGGAACTTTGGTGGAGACAAAACCTTCCAGGAGTGGCGACAGAGGTTGTCCTTCTTGCCACTTTCCTGGTGATGATGCCTCTTGTTCATGGAGCCGCTTGGAGCCGAGCTGCAGGATACACTTGGGGATGCTGACCTCACAAACCCTCTTGGTGACTTGCTCAGTTCATCATTTGCTAATTTCAGAGAATCAAAAATGAACCTCTCATCCAGTTTTCTGCCACTGCTGCCTAGCACAGAAGATCTTGTGTCAAACATGTCTCCACCTGCTCCCAGGGAACCATTACTGGAGAAGTCAGTTTCTCGACCCCTTCTTGAACCCAGAGTGCTGTGTGCCGAACTGTGGTCGATCTGTTCGTTGATGCACATTGTGTCATAAATGGAGCGTTGAGGGATGTACCCATCTTCATTGTAGCCCTCTCTGTCATCCCCTTTTTTTGAACAACAAGGGCTCTGCCGTAAGCAGCCAGGTCGACTTAATGGCTTTCCCATTGTGTCAGTTCTTGATGATGGCCTCCTACACGACCTCCAATACAATACTCCCGAAGTCTATAGCATGACGTTGCCAGAGCATGTGTACCAGATCTTCTTAGAAATTATTAGAGACATttttgatttaatcaaaaactgaaaatacttCATTAAACTTACTGATCATCTAGTGATGGCAAGTGGTTAGATACTCAAGAAATGACTTCAGTATCTCCActggggaaaaaatgcaaaaaataatacatatagttTGACATCAAGTGGGAAGGAAGCAACTTTGTGGGTCAGTCAACATTACATGTCCACGTAAATAGATTAGCTTTTTATTCACCGACTTAATAAAGCTGTCTGTCTATCCCCTCCATTTAGCCAGATATAAGCAGTTCTGTTCCAAATTTAGAGCCCCCATTCTCCTGAGGCAGCATCTTTACACTTCAAAAATGCACAGTATTAGAGCAAAAACTCACTTCTCTTCCTCATTCAAATGTGACATAACACTTCTCCATGGTCTCTTTGCATTGCCCGTCTTCATGTTGTTAATCACTGACGTAACTCTAGCAATCAAAGCATCGCAGGGTGACAGATGGTCGATCCAAGTCCCTTATGCGCTGGTGGTCCAGGTGTGAAAAGTGTACAGGAATCCAGGCATCCAGTCTGTATTCCAGCATTATCTTGCAGCTCTCAGACTCTTGTCCTTCgtcacacagaaacacagttgGTTTGATAAATAGCCTCTTATTTCAACACCAACGGcagctctctctccctcctctctcttaCTGCCTCACTATCACTCTCTCAGCTCCCTCCCCTGAGTTTTGAGGCTGCTTCAGGGCTTTAGCACTTATCAGGAGCTTAGGACTTTTTTGCCTCACTCATTTCATTTCCTCTCCTTTCAGTCACTTTTATCTCAATTTGGTTTGGCCTCTAATAAGATGGCTTAGATTTTCATCAGACGTTATCTGCATTTGCCAATATCCTTGTcttatgtgtgtaaataaaaacctcatttaaattaaatggttAGCACAAATTGCGCCAACAGCGtggcttttaaaaaagcaaagttTGACATTGTGCGTTTTTCAAACGTCGATTCAGTCATGCACTGCCAGATTGTCTGTCTTTGTTGTActtctctctcccacacactctCCTCTCATTCTCGAACCCTCTCGAATCACACCTCATCTGCCCGGAGCACGCCCACACACTCTTTTTGAACAGGCAATATAAACGTGATCTGTCCCTGAGATGCTCTATCTTTCTGTCCGCCATGACCGATTGTAGTTGTACGAACAATTGGTAGGAGATATAGACAAACAGTGTTTGCCCTTCAACAACTGTAGATATAAATAGTTCCACTGCCTCACTTATATATTGCTCCCATTATGTTGGGCAGGCAATGCTGAAAGTCAGTGCAGGCTAAATTAAAGGTCCTAATGTGGGACGTTCAGGTTAAGTCAGACAGTAATTGTATTACTAAAGgctaatgcatatatatatatatatatatatatatatatatatatatatatatatatatatatatatatatatagtgcttttcATATCTGAATTGCATGATTctcaacagcagcagcacattcAGAATCCAGTGTGAAGCACAAGCAACAGCTCTTGTCTCTGTTACCATGGTAGCGAATGACAATTGGCTTTACATCGTAGGCTGGCGCTGCATCTATCTGTGCAAATATCAGCATAATCATGTGGCTAAACATTGCTTATTTGATTCCTCTTTGTTGTCCTGTCAAGGTCCTGTCACTTGAACTAACAAAGCAGGACTGCCCTCTATTGACTGAGACATGACACTTTGACTCCATGAATGCATCACCCTTATGAATGTTGCTTTAACATCTTTTGCACAAGCAAGACATCTAATTACAAAAACCAAGTAAGGTCTTGACTGTCAGAAAgagttctttttaaaatatatgtttcttAAAGACCtagtgaaataaatataaagctgttttgggtcaccatcgacttccatagtagaaaaaaatacttggGAAGTCAATGGCGACTCAAAACAGCCTGCTTACaagctttcttcaaaatatcttcctttgtgttctgcCAAACAAAGAAATTCTTTCAAGTTTGGacctacttgagggtgagtaaatgatgaatgaattttttgggaatcatttttgggtaaactattcctttaaaattgGAGCTTTGAGGCCATCTGTACCTGCATATCTGTGGTCTAGAAAAAGGAATGTTAAGCAGATACGAAGGTTAAAAATGGCACCTTACGCATATGggaattacaaatattttgctCAAATCACCAATACTCacttaaaacaaatcatttctgGTTGCTTTGTGGCTGTACATTTTTTGGTGTGAATGATCCTTTACATGACAAAATCAGGCATTGTGTAGAAAGCAGGTTGAAATCAAGGGTGACTCATATAAATCGTACCAGAATTAAACAAGTCATTTTCTGagaattcatatatattttcaaaggTTACCAACAATGACATGATGAATGTTTCAACGTAAAAAGCTTTCACTAAGTAATTCTAAAAACTGAGAAACAATATCTACTGTGACTAAAAACCAAACAATTCCATCCaaatttcattttctgtaaCATTCATGATAGAATAAATGACTTAAGGAATGTCTGTTGAGCTTGTGCACAATTTCAGTTTCGTCCATTTCTGTTTGTATTCCATTCCCgcctgaataaaagtaatatgaTCATTAAATGTCTCATGTTGACTTTTTAGAGctctttttaaagaaaggtCTCAAAGTTTGTAGGTTTTCATTAAGAGCTTTCCTCATCTGATGAGTCTAGGTACTTTTGCTGATGCTTAGAGTCTAGGTGAATGTCCCGTATAGCTAGGATACGCATGAGCATGCTCTCCATCATGGTGCTATCCAGTGGCTGGGCTGAGTACCACACGGGACTGCTGGGGTGGCAGGAGGCCTCTGGCTGCAGGTAGAAAAGATCCGGACGCTGCTTCACAGAGTTTGAGCTGTGGATATACACGAAAAGGAACATTATATAGTCTTGTTACtaaaagcagcagaaaaagTGCACTTCTCCTTCAAGCAAGAGCAATTTGAATGAAgctcatttttgtgtgaaaaactCAAGCTGCATCATTCAAGCATCTGCATAATTCAAATCCAGTCTCTCAAATTCACAAAAACGTGGTATAAGTCGGCAGAGAGTAATAAACTACAGCAAATGCTACAAAATTCACTCCACAATTTCAAATTAGTGTTATTTTcattcttctgtgaaacacaaagtgAGATGAAAGATATAAAATCaaaggaaacaaacaaataaaaaaatagaaggcgattaaaaatatgaagctCTAAAGCGTTTAGAAAAAAACCCTCATTATTAACTCGTATTTTGCCGTTACAGTTTTTAAGAAGCCATACAACAACATTTGTGATTAAAACATGCTAATTTAGCACTAAATGCCTTaatttataccttttttttgtacCCTAGACAAAGTGAAGTCCAACCTAAACCATATTCGTCATATGCAATTTGACAGCTTTAGCAAgcgtgttattttaatattattaatatactattatagtattaattcattttttgaagaattttttactttgttattttacttttagttattttgttaaaagcagtcatttttattcttttataaaatattattagctttatttttatttcaatttcagtcatttctttcctaacatttgtgtttaatttttaattaacaaaagcagtttttagcagctatagtttttgttttcacagatgAAGGACAAGTTCGGCAGTAAAAATTACCATCCACTTTCGCTGAATGTGTTCTGcccaacattttattttcattcaaaaacacataattaCAAGGTTGGAATGACATAACGGTGAGTGATTCGTGAcaactttcatttttgagtgaactaccACTCACCATTTCGAGAGATAAAACTCGTAGAGTCTGACAGGACAGCGTAAAGGGTTCTCCACATTCTCAGGCATCTCCAAAATCTCCTCTTCCACCGTTTCTTCCTCTCTCCTCCTTTTACCAGCTGGTGCTTGATGTTCAATTAACACAAATCAAGAAATATTCTGAGCACAGATACCCGCTCTCGTGACTAGAAGCTCTTTCAAGATTTAAAGACGATTTGGTGATTGCATCTTCGACACAGCACTTACCTTTCTTGTCTTTATCTTCTTCCTTGCTAGGTAGTCTGAAGCGAAGATAAGCGGTCACGCCATTTTTTGTGGTCTTTGAGCAGTGGGAAACATTGGAGAACGCAAGGCGCCGATGCTCTTCAATCGTTTTGAGGTTGAGCAACTTGGCTCCAAAAAAAAGCAGCGTGTTGAGCAGAACACTAGGAGACAGAGCACCCAGCTGCTTGCATTCCCAAAGGTATTCCTCCTCAACCCGCGAGTGTATATATcctgaagaaacagaaaaacagacgTCATGTAAGGTTTGGAGCTGGGTAggtttttaaaacgtttttcaaggcagcatttatttgaaaaattgcAGAACAGCCATATCATTTTCTGAGCTGTTAACATGGGCTCAAAAATTAgcctaaatgttattttttttgaggACATTTACCTCCAGGAGGCAATGCATTTCCCCATTCCTTCAGCAGTGTGGTGATGTCAGCGATGAACTGATTGTAGAGTGAATCCGTGAAGATGTTTTCAAGACGCTCATTTTCAAGCAGGCACTAAAAATGGAGCGAAGACCGAATATGTCATTGAAAAGGCTTATTCAAGTAAAACAATTACTAGCTTAATAAGCTAAGGTGCATTAAAAGATCAAGCTGGATTTAGTGGCAAATGATTTCTTTTCGAGGTCAAACCTGCTGAATGCCCAGGCACAGGTAGTAGATGCTATCGGGATCGTAAGGCTCGCCGTTCGGCCTTCGGACCTCCTTGATGAAACGGCACAGACCGTAACTGAGATCCGCAGAAGTGCACTGCAACACATCCCCCTTCATTGTCATGGAGCCTCCTGAATAAAACACAGTGGGAGAAGAAAAAGTTGCTAAGACACACGGTGGGTCAGCGCAATGTCGCAAACTGTGACGGTGACCTTTACTAGCGACACACGCTGCGTGAGTCATGAAGCAGACGGAGGGGTAACGACTCCATGTTCTGACCCATATGTGTGAACTTACTGGACTGCTGCTCCTGTTCGCTCTGTCCTGTTTTCATTCTCACCCAGCTAGCCCAGGCTTCGACTCCGTACATTTGGTTAAGCTTCGAGCTGGAGGTACTGAGCCAAACGCCACCCGACGTATCGGTGCCAGATCGCTTACGACCCTGACGAGACACAAAAACACCGTTTTCATTACTAGGCCATCCgtgtttttgaaagattaaaccaaataaaacaaacgaaTTATACAATATCTGACAATATGCTGTTTTATGGCTCTTCGGAATAGTAAAAAGAATAAGTCTTTGtgctgaaatttaaaaaatgaaaacttaaatggaaaaaaaacttttattttatttattataataatattaataagtaatattgttttagtgtGCATCTTGTTATTAGGATGATTGGGAAGCTTGAAGCTCATTTGCAGTCAAGAGAGCAaaaactcaaatcaatatttcatgtcgatttatttacttaattggTAAGTAGTTATGTAATAATCAGGATAAATGCACAGTGAACCAATAATTAGCGAAAAGTAAGCCGTTTCTGGTTAATATAACCACCCCtgattactgtacatttcactttatcatttattcaaaagaaaagagataaaaaaaattccccGCTCAGAGGCAGAAAGAATTTTACTGACAAAATTTGGATGCTACAttgataatacaaataataataattgtcgTGATGATaaacaaataagaaatgtatcaaacaaatatttcaaatgtatagGAATGAACGaagccaaagaaaaaaatgacgcCTCAAGAGATATACATACTTAAAAGCCTGAGTAAAATGCCTGACACCAAGTAAAAACATTAACGATAACATTCAGTGTTAGTAAAGCGGGCGCAGACACttcagactgtaaaaaaaaacaacccaaaacaTTTTGACAGATGCAGACACATTCATCTCCTTTTATGGCGACTTTCTTCAACGGCAGCAGCCTCCATGGCAACCACTCCTCCATCATCATCTCCTTCACTTTCAGCTTCTTCTGTCCCCATCTGGCCTGCATTCAGTCTCATTGTATTTGGCTGCGTGGTGTTATGTACAAAGTTCTTGATATCTTTCAGTGTTCTTTTCTAAACAGCCTCTGCTTCACACTTTCAACAAGCTAGACCGTTCCTATTTGCCAGGTTCCCTCCGGAGGGAAACAAACCTTCCAAATGCCATCTGACGGCATCACACTTCTCACTGCACCCTTTGCTTTTCTTTCCTCTCAGGATAAAAATGTTCCTGTAGATTTCTGGTGACGGTTTTGAGGTCTCCATCGATTCCTCTCTAGCATCACTGATACTTCAAATGTATAGCTTTTGAAGCACATTTTCGatcacatttcttttaaaaagaaaatagccTTTTCCTCCTAGAGATCATCGAATTCTG encodes:
- the LOC122361444 gene encoding uncharacterized protein LOC122361444, producing the protein MGKPLSRPGCLRQSPCCSKKGDDREGYNEDGYIPQRSIYDTMCINEQIDHSSAHSTLGSRRGRETDFSSNGSLGAGGDMFDTRSSVLGSSGRKLDERFIFDSLKLANDELSKSPRGFVRSASPSVSCSSAPSGSMNKRHHHQESGKKDNLCRHSWKVLSPPKFPETFELSPSEKTYLNPGVAFFPNSFTSPQISPFSGSPFSTGTHTPSVFFSPSPLPYHQQFNRQSLPTQPSSPRPPLSELSVSALMCGQEDQDKLEIRQGMRDNGGMTKDNLFLTFKPQNIEPEKEPPPTTPEPETDTTPLLRSQTSKRPAISPTPMESTWPRRLIGRRRTVRQGGAVHNLPILPPLPSLLIRSVSDKKTIPRLSPFPEHQGNVDGQLGKSTLTRDLKDCSLQEWKLLREQEEHKPETSKIESVIEEALEEESKIVFIHESVEPVIDENTTPECEEENWEAVLEMVNSLWDETWNEDLQSIGSLRRWPLLHPPSGFGGSQAPSGTSSELGAEDMLEIERMNREVAESQDDDEQFQYNLQTGKGQSNVIVTQPGSLKLAHKKVPTSLDLAIIDAQMRNKQGHSESPDSNLTLDSDSSGIYMSNPSQTSREDITMSDLGSITSLSQGEEGKVDVRKSGTYSSIPKAKKLATLNQKDPSGLRANSIELGRQAFCKEITTKATEIQARLKPVDTGSHTLEIHNTVNTSKIDVPLPLSPSKHEAKETLLVKSDADPFIATDSFVYLAVSVLPPTTQESVTKPALEEPLPPTSFAKPCPYPDECDFLSTDSFVYLAAPDCHLLVTEGHSVYDSKDSESEDSGSKADFVLASAVGGDSDWDSDLTDSEHEPNSSKPAWDYWEELEQGVLQDLFGEDQLDADKLLHGNQAQQISCQPGELAAIVVQERAGLEEVSSQYTQGAETHTEVKSVS